In the genome of Phlebotomus papatasi isolate M1 chromosome 2, Ppap_2.1, whole genome shotgun sequence, one region contains:
- the LOC129800491 gene encoding nascent polypeptide-associated complex subunit alpha: protein MPELTEIKNTPEASAPEAEARPEEEGGSDTDSEDTLPELEDAGTTATQLGGGATGLPIDMVSKAKQSRGEKKARKIMSKLGLKPIQGVNRVTIRKSKNILFVINNPDVYKNPHSDTYIIFGEAKIEDLSQQAQVAAAEKFKAPETSSAPGDSAGTTATVAPIAEEDEEEVDETGVDEKDIDLVMSQANVPRGKAIRALKNNNNDIVNAIMELTM from the exons ATGCCAGAACTGACGGAAATCAAAAACACACCCGAGGCATCCGCCCCAGAGGCTGAAGCTCGCCCCGAGGAGGAGGGAGGCAGTGATACGGACTCTGAGGACACACTTCCAGAATTGGAGGATGCAG GGACTACGGCTACTCAGCTTGGTGGTGGGGCCACGGGGCTGCCCATTGATATGGTCTCGAAGGCAAAACAGTCACGTGGAGAGAAGAAAGCCCGGAAGATTATGTCGAAATTGGGTCTGAAGCCCATTCAGGGCGTCAACAGGGTGACCATCCGCAAGTCCAAGAACATCCTCTTCGTGATAAACAACCCAGATGTCTACAAGAATCCCCACAGTGACACCTACATCATCTTCGGAGAGGCCAAGATTGAGGATCTGTCGCAGCAGGCTCAGGTGGCAGCTGCTGAGAAATTCAAGGCTCCGGAGACATCGTCAGCTCCTGGAGATTCTGCCGGAACCACAGCCACCGTGGCTCCAATTGCCGAGGAGGATGAAGAGGAAGTGGATGAGACTGGAGTGGATGAGAAGGATATTGACCTGGTGATGTCGCAGGCCAATGTCCCACGCGGAAAAGCCATCCGGGCGCTCAAAAACAACAACAACGACATTGTCAATGCCATCATGGAGCTGACAATGTAA